A DNA window from Chlamydia felis Fe/C-56 contains the following coding sequences:
- a CDS encoding queuosine precursor transporter, whose product MNFRKNRAFFNLSLTFSLVLILSNLVAASRLIVTPYFTIPGGLILYPLTFVISNIVNEVFGPEKARTMVCSAFTGNIFSLAILQIISFLPVSSIEIATAWHTLFDISPIACISSLVAFSISQQLDITFFAFLKQHFPKSPAWVRNNTSTMLSQMVDTLIVDLGVIYLGMHLSFTKTLQIMTFSYLYKLFFSLVSTPIFYAGARRVYINCKDNVKTQYEI is encoded by the coding sequence ATGAATTTTCGCAAAAATAGGGCTTTTTTTAACCTATCCCTTACCTTCTCATTAGTTCTGATCCTATCGAATCTTGTAGCTGCTTCTAGGCTCATTGTTACCCCCTATTTCACCATACCAGGGGGACTGATTTTGTATCCTTTAACATTTGTCATTTCCAATATTGTTAATGAGGTTTTTGGTCCAGAGAAAGCTCGCACTATGGTCTGCTCAGCATTTACCGGTAATATTTTCTCCTTGGCAATTCTTCAAATTATCTCCTTTCTTCCAGTATCCTCGATAGAAATTGCAACTGCCTGGCACACTCTGTTTGATATTAGCCCGATAGCATGTATTTCTTCTCTAGTGGCTTTTTCCATCTCCCAACAACTAGACATCACCTTTTTTGCTTTCCTTAAACAACACTTCCCCAAGTCCCCTGCTTGGGTACGCAATAATACCTCTACTATGCTTTCCCAAATGGTCGATACCCTAATCGTCGACCTCGGAGTTATTTATCTAGGCATGCATTTGTCCTTTACAAAAACCTTACAAATTATGACCTTCTCTTATCTTTATAAGCTTTTCTTCAGTCTAGTTTCTACGCCAATTTTTTATGCTGGAGCCAGAAGAGTTTATATCAATTGCAAAGACAATGTAAAAACACAATATGAAATATGA
- a CDS encoding phenylalanine 4-monooxygenase: protein MAHQIAATFSNSATQLQALLKPRFSLWEAHCPQVFCEYLDALHLEGSGAIDFDHINSVISSQSGFTLSPTQGYLSPHNYLFELSQKRFPIATNVRSLEEDGFSTLPDLIHDLFCHIPWLLHPEFVNFFSTMGELFVKSIKRAKEIYPIEDQPRILNSNALAISRCFWFTVESGLIEEQGKRKAYGAAVLSSTEQLSHTFNNNVFVSPFKTEHIIQRPCNPNAIQTTLFIIRDFSELNDISKKMHLFLEKGRLDFVVFGPHDVYYPDVIHFLREHEFSQK, encoded by the coding sequence ATGGCTCATCAAATTGCCGCAACATTTTCTAATTCTGCAACACAGTTACAGGCACTCTTAAAGCCTCGATTTTCTCTATGGGAGGCTCATTGTCCTCAAGTTTTTTGTGAGTATTTAGATGCCCTACATCTAGAAGGATCTGGAGCTATCGACTTTGACCATATAAATAGCGTTATATCGTCACAATCCGGATTTACCCTATCGCCAACCCAAGGTTATCTCTCCCCCCATAATTATTTATTTGAATTAAGTCAGAAACGTTTTCCTATAGCAACAAACGTACGTTCATTGGAAGAGGATGGTTTCTCGACTCTTCCAGATCTTATTCACGATCTATTTTGTCATATTCCTTGGCTACTTCATCCTGAATTTGTGAATTTTTTTTCCACAATGGGTGAACTCTTTGTAAAATCTATAAAGCGTGCAAAAGAAATTTATCCCATAGAAGACCAGCCTAGAATACTTAATAGCAATGCTCTTGCAATTTCACGCTGTTTTTGGTTTACGGTAGAAAGTGGTCTCATTGAAGAACAAGGAAAAAGAAAAGCCTATGGGGCTGCTGTATTAAGTTCTACAGAACAACTATCCCACACATTTAACAACAATGTATTCGTTTCTCCGTTTAAAACAGAGCACATTATACAACGGCCCTGCAATCCGAACGCGATACAAACGACTCTCTTTATTATTCGCGATTTCAGCGAATTAAATGATATTTCGAAAAAAATGCATCTTTTCCTAGAGAAAGGACGTCTTGATTTCGTTGTTTTTGGTCCTCACGACGTATATTATCCTGATGTTATTCACTTCTTAAGAGAACATGAATTTTCGCAAAAATAG
- a CDS encoding 4-hydroxy-tetrahydrodipicolinate reductase: MRVGIVGCSGRMGTLLSVLLSSTTRFTLGPGYSRKGAHSLASVIENNDVLVDFSSSSFSEELLSALLSNPKPLIFATTKPIASCSIDEKLERLAVHVPVVVCPNTSLGAYVQKRLAALLARVFDDTYDIRVAEVHHRHKRDPISGTANELVSVLCDAKQKEWNQEYSVGTNCNNVKNIELHASRVGNVSGEHEVAFISDKEQIVLKHTVFSREVFAEGTLRILDWLIDSSPPPGYYGPEVGLKVSV; encoded by the coding sequence ATGCGTGTTGGTATTGTCGGATGTTCGGGAAGAATGGGAACACTGCTTAGTGTTTTGTTAAGCTCAACGACTCGCTTTACTCTGGGACCAGGATATTCTAGAAAAGGTGCTCATTCTTTAGCCTCTGTCATAGAAAATAATGATGTTCTTGTGGATTTTTCTTCTTCCTCTTTTTCCGAAGAACTTCTTTCTGCTTTGCTCTCTAATCCCAAACCTTTGATTTTCGCAACGACTAAGCCCATAGCATCTTGCTCCATAGATGAGAAATTAGAACGTCTGGCTGTGCACGTCCCGGTTGTTGTCTGTCCGAACACAAGTCTGGGAGCTTATGTGCAAAAACGTTTAGCTGCTCTGCTTGCTAGAGTTTTTGATGATACGTACGATATCCGTGTCGCAGAAGTACATCATCGGCACAAGAGAGATCCTATTTCTGGAACAGCCAATGAATTGGTCTCAGTGCTTTGTGATGCTAAGCAAAAGGAATGGAATCAGGAATACAGTGTGGGGACTAACTGTAATAATGTGAAAAACATCGAATTACATGCCTCGCGTGTAGGGAATGTTTCGGGTGAACACGAAGTAGCCTTTATCAGTGATAAAGAGCAAATCGTTTTAAAGCACACAGTCTTTTCTCGAGAGGTTTTTGCAGAAGGAACTTTGAGGATTTTAGACTGGTTAATAGATAGCTCTCCACCTCCCGGATACTACGGTCCTGAAGTCGGGCTAAAGGTTTCTGTGTGA
- the asd gene encoding aspartate-semialdehyde dehydrogenase produces the protein MRVAVLGATGLVGQKFIALLHKWFPWQICEVVASATKYSQTYGSACMWQEALGPMPESMVRVPIRKIEEIESDIIASFLPEPVAESLETYCLSQGKLVFSNASAYRMHPAVPIIIPEVNQDHLQLVDKQPFSGKIITNSNCCVSGIALALAPLGEFGIDRVNIVTLQSASGAGYPGVSSMDVLGNTVPHIVGEEEKILRETLKILGKCEEPADFPITVTVHRVPVVYGHTLTLHVTFLDAVDIKDILYSYHCRNSEFPETYKLYDSPWHPQARKDLTDEDMRVHIGPITYGGDARTIKMNVLVHNLVRGAAGTLLKNMHNYCFQNSGEYACSQ, from the coding sequence ATGCGTGTGGCTGTTTTGGGAGCTACCGGGCTGGTTGGTCAAAAGTTTATAGCGCTCTTGCATAAATGGTTTCCTTGGCAGATTTGTGAAGTTGTTGCTTCCGCAACAAAATATAGTCAGACTTACGGTTCTGCATGTATGTGGCAAGAGGCTTTAGGCCCTATGCCTGAAAGTATGGTTCGTGTGCCTATTCGTAAAATTGAGGAGATCGAGTCTGATATTATAGCATCTTTTTTACCGGAGCCCGTTGCAGAGTCCCTAGAGACGTATTGCTTGTCTCAGGGGAAGCTAGTTTTTTCTAATGCATCAGCCTATAGGATGCACCCTGCAGTTCCTATTATCATTCCAGAAGTAAATCAGGATCATCTGCAACTTGTGGATAAGCAGCCCTTTTCTGGGAAAATAATTACAAATTCTAATTGTTGTGTTTCCGGTATTGCCCTAGCTTTAGCCCCCTTAGGGGAATTCGGTATAGATCGAGTAAATATTGTTACTCTGCAGTCTGCCAGTGGAGCTGGGTATCCTGGTGTTTCTTCTATGGATGTTTTGGGAAATACAGTTCCTCATATAGTAGGAGAAGAAGAAAAAATTCTTAGGGAAACATTAAAGATTTTAGGAAAATGTGAAGAACCTGCGGATTTCCCTATAACGGTTACCGTGCATCGTGTTCCTGTGGTTTATGGACATACATTAACTTTGCACGTGACTTTTCTTGATGCTGTCGATATTAAAGATATTCTCTATAGTTATCATTGTAGGAACTCGGAATTTCCTGAAACATATAAGCTTTATGATTCTCCTTGGCACCCACAAGCAAGAAAAGATCTGACAGATGAGGATATGCGTGTGCATATCGGTCCCATTACTTACGGTGGAGATGCTCGAACAATAAAGATGAATGTATTGGTACATAATCTTGTTCGAGGGGCTGCGGGCACTTTGTTGAAAAATATGCACAACTACTGTTTTCAGAATTCTGGAGAATATGCATGCTCCCAGTAG
- a CDS encoding aspartate kinase, which translates to MLPVVYKFGGTSLGTAESIKKVYDIVCKNTPRFIVVSAVAGITDLLDLFCAVSRESREQIIFDIAKKHNEIIRDLQLIFSISPSMERLYNCVDKEEISPSDRAEILALGEDISASLFQAFCRSNNFSLEFLEARTVILTDDEYDRATPDVFRMHSNWQTLNLQRDVCYITQGFIGANSSGKTTLLGRGGSDFSGALIAEMSNAREVRIYTDVNGIYTMDPRIIKDAQLIPELSFEEMQNLATFGAKILHPPMLSPCVRAGIPIFVTSTFDVSKGGTWIYAMDKIVGYEPRVKALSLRLHQRLWSVDCGNLGAASLDKVLSILESYRVFPGLITSQDSAVSFTTDDDDVSDNVIRDLYGQLSSIGSVHMLYDLALITMIGSGLASTKVVTTVTEKLRNYLSPVFCCCQSCMALNLVVPENLAGSIVEQLHNDYVKQKFSVV; encoded by the coding sequence ATGCTCCCAGTAGTGTACAAATTTGGTGGGACGAGTTTAGGAACTGCAGAAAGTATCAAAAAGGTATATGATATTGTCTGCAAAAATACACCGCGTTTTATTGTTGTCAGTGCTGTAGCGGGAATAACAGATCTATTAGATCTATTTTGTGCTGTTTCTAGAGAATCTCGCGAACAAATCATTTTCGATATTGCGAAGAAACATAATGAAATTATCCGTGATCTACAACTCATATTTTCTATATCTCCCTCGATGGAGAGATTGTACAATTGTGTAGATAAAGAAGAAATTTCTCCTAGCGATCGTGCGGAGATTCTTGCTTTAGGTGAGGACATATCTGCTTCTTTATTTCAAGCCTTCTGTCGTAGTAATAACTTCTCTCTAGAGTTTTTAGAAGCAAGAACTGTCATACTAACGGATGATGAATATGATCGTGCAACTCCTGATGTTTTTCGTATGCACTCAAACTGGCAGACTCTTAATTTGCAAAGAGATGTTTGCTACATCACACAAGGATTTATAGGGGCTAATTCTTCTGGAAAGACGACTTTATTAGGTCGAGGAGGAAGTGATTTCTCCGGAGCTTTAATTGCAGAAATGAGCAATGCTAGGGAAGTACGTATTTATACCGATGTTAACGGTATTTACACTATGGATCCTAGGATTATTAAAGATGCTCAACTCATTCCCGAGTTGAGCTTTGAGGAAATGCAAAATCTTGCAACATTTGGCGCGAAGATTCTCCATCCTCCTATGCTTTCTCCTTGCGTACGCGCAGGAATTCCTATTTTTGTAACTTCTACGTTTGATGTCTCTAAAGGGGGGACGTGGATCTATGCTATGGATAAAATTGTAGGCTATGAACCACGTGTAAAAGCTTTATCTCTACGTCTGCATCAACGTTTGTGGTCGGTAGACTGTGGTAATTTGGGAGCTGCAAGCTTAGATAAGGTGTTATCTATATTAGAAAGTTATCGTGTTTTTCCTGGATTGATAACATCTCAAGATAGTGCGGTATCTTTTACAACAGATGATGATGATGTTTCCGACAATGTTATTAGAGATCTTTATGGTCAGCTATCTAGCATAGGTTCAGTTCATATGCTTTATGACCTAGCCTTAATTACTATGATCGGTTCTGGATTGGCTTCAACAAAAGTCGTAACAACAGTTACGGAGAAATTACGCAACTATCTTTCTCCAGTTTTTTGCTGTTGCCAAAGTTGCATGGCTTTAAACTTGGTGGTTCCTGAAAATCTCGCAGGAAGTATTGTAGAACAACTCCATAATGATTATGTTAAGCAAAAGTTTTCTGTAGTATAA
- the dapA gene encoding 4-hydroxy-tetrahydrodipicolinate synthase has translation MKLLTASVTPFLPNYDIDFLSVEKLLHSQEKEGNGVVLLGSTGESLALTVQEKEKLVAYACSLDLKIPIIVGVPGTSLHEASAWVSLCQSYPVDGFLITSPIYTKPGIQGQILWFESILNITNKPAILYNIPSRAGSPIYLETVRALSGHPFFYGIKDSGGSIDRCREYTQVCPNLIIYCGDDGLWPQMHQCGARGLISVLSNSWPKEAHNYVEDPFNKNNSLLWCELVSWINQTTNPISIKAMLAYKQDIAYDILRLPLSIKDLQNKKVLPVLVEKMSQWSQICECVFT, from the coding sequence ATGAAATTACTTACAGCGAGTGTCACCCCATTCCTTCCTAATTATGATATAGATTTTCTAAGTGTTGAAAAGTTGCTGCATTCTCAAGAAAAAGAAGGCAATGGTGTTGTTCTACTTGGAAGCACAGGAGAAAGCTTAGCGTTAACAGTACAAGAAAAGGAAAAACTAGTTGCCTATGCCTGCTCTTTGGATCTCAAGATTCCTATAATTGTTGGTGTTCCAGGAACCTCATTACATGAAGCTTCTGCATGGGTGAGTTTATGTCAGTCGTATCCTGTTGATGGTTTTTTAATCACTAGCCCTATTTATACTAAACCCGGGATTCAAGGCCAGATTTTGTGGTTTGAATCCATCTTAAATATTACGAATAAACCTGCGATTCTTTATAACATCCCCTCTAGAGCTGGATCTCCGATATATTTAGAAACCGTACGCGCTTTGTCCGGCCATCCTTTTTTCTACGGTATCAAAGATTCAGGAGGCTCTATAGACAGATGTCGGGAATATACACAAGTATGTCCTAATCTCATTATCTATTGTGGAGATGATGGTCTATGGCCACAAATGCATCAGTGCGGAGCTCGTGGATTAATTTCTGTTTTATCTAATAGCTGGCCAAAAGAAGCTCATAACTATGTAGAAGATCCTTTTAATAAGAATAATTCACTGTTATGGTGCGAGCTCGTTAGCTGGATCAATCAAACAACCAATCCTATATCTATTAAAGCGATGTTAGCCTACAAGCAGGATATCGCATACGATATTTTGCGTTTGCCTTTGTCTATTAAGGATTTGCAGAATAAAAAAGTCTTGCCTGTGCTTGTGGAAAAAATGTCACAATGGTCACAAATATGTGAATGCGTGTTCACATAG
- a CDS encoding biotin transporter BioY, with translation MSYSLVKKSWLSEILSNSIVKIFGGSIFLALLAKITLQLPFTPVPITFQTLGIYCIGVACSPIIAVGSVLAYLLEGLFLPVFCSSGYGIAAFFGPTAGYLYAFPMAAAFISLLYRRFRSPNVCMLASILAGAALVMMALGSFWLACYFYVTSITDSINLIRGFQLGAAPFILGEILKILLVIKGRSAVHFFRKHYF, from the coding sequence ATGAGTTATAGCCTAGTAAAGAAGTCTTGGTTGTCAGAGATACTAAGTAATTCGATAGTTAAAATCTTCGGGGGATCTATTTTTCTTGCTTTATTAGCAAAAATTACCTTGCAGCTTCCTTTTACTCCCGTTCCAATAACTTTTCAAACTCTGGGGATTTATTGTATTGGTGTTGCTTGCTCTCCAATAATCGCTGTTGGTAGTGTTCTGGCTTATCTTTTAGAAGGATTATTCCTTCCTGTGTTTTGTAGTTCAGGATATGGTATAGCTGCATTTTTTGGCCCAACAGCGGGGTATTTATATGCTTTTCCTATGGCAGCAGCGTTTATATCTCTGTTGTATCGTCGATTTAGATCTCCTAATGTATGTATGTTAGCCTCGATTCTTGCTGGAGCTGCGCTCGTTATGATGGCTCTAGGATCGTTCTGGCTCGCTTGTTATTTCTATGTGACATCCATAACAGACTCTATAAATCTGATTAGAGGTTTCCAATTAGGGGCCGCACCATTTATTCTCGGAGAAATTTTAAAAATACTCCTAGTGATTAAAGGTAGATCCGCTGTTCATTTCTTTCGCAAACACTACTTCTAA
- a CDS encoding SufE family protein: MEPSACPLHHSGCLKKQLLISQMLFPEKFHKDTLYDTLLNFGSRSNSFDKSKITREHLVLGCQSDLYLYEVHQEGRLFFFTHTEALISSGIAALFSEVYSGETPVTILTCKPVFFDQLSQYLSIGRVNGGESLYMRMKQISVRYLKSSD, translated from the coding sequence TTGGAACCGTCAGCATGCCCACTACATCATTCTGGCTGTTTGAAAAAACAGCTCCTCATTTCACAAATGCTTTTTCCTGAAAAGTTTCATAAAGATACGTTGTATGACACTCTTCTAAACTTTGGATCACGCTCAAATAGTTTTGATAAAAGCAAAATCACACGAGAGCACCTTGTATTAGGCTGTCAAAGTGATTTGTATCTTTATGAAGTGCATCAAGAGGGACGCTTATTCTTTTTCACACATACGGAAGCATTGATTTCTTCTGGAATAGCCGCATTATTTTCTGAGGTATATTCCGGAGAAACCCCCGTTACGATATTAACCTGTAAACCTGTATTTTTCGACCAACTTAGCCAATACTTATCTATTGGAAGAGTAAATGGCGGGGAATCTCTGTATATGCGTATGAAGCAAATTTCTGTACGCTATCTCAAATCTTCGGATTAG
- the infA gene encoding translation initiation factor IF-1, which translates to MAKKEDTIVLEGRVQELLPGMHFKILLENGMPVTAHLCGKMRMSNIRLLVGDRVTVEMSAYDLTKARVVYRHR; encoded by the coding sequence ATGGCAAAAAAAGAAGACACTATCGTGCTTGAGGGTAGAGTGCAAGAACTCCTTCCCGGGATGCATTTCAAAATATTATTAGAGAATGGCATGCCGGTCACAGCTCATTTATGCGGTAAAATGCGTATGAGTAATATCCGCTTGCTTGTTGGAGATCGAGTCACTGTTGAAATGTCGGCCTATGATCTAACGAAAGCTAGAGTGGTATATAGACATCGTTAA
- the tuf gene encoding elongation factor Tu translates to MSKETFQRNKPHINIGTIGHVDHGKTTLTAAITRALSAEGLANFCDYSSIDNTPEEKARGITINASHVEYETPNRHYAHVDCPGHADYVKNMITGAAQMDGAILVVSATDGAMPQTKEHILLARQVGVPYIVVFLNKIDMISQEDAELVDLVEMELSELLEEKGYKGCPIIRGSALKALEGDASYVEKIRELMQAVDDNIPTPEREIDKPFLMPIEDVFSISGRGTVVTGRIERGVVKVGDKVQIVGLRDTRESIVTGVEMFRKELPEGQAGENVGLLLRGIGKNDVERGMVICQPNSVKSHTQFKGAVYILQKEEGGRHKPFFTGYRPQFFFRTTDVTGIVNLPEGTEMVMPGDNVEIDVQLISPVALEEGMRFAIREGGRTIGAGTISKIIA, encoded by the coding sequence ATGTCAAAAGAAACTTTTCAACGTAATAAACCCCATATCAATATAGGGACCATTGGACACGTTGACCACGGTAAAACTACGCTAACAGCTGCAATTACACGCGCGCTGTCAGCAGAGGGGTTGGCTAATTTTTGCGATTACAGTTCTATTGACAATACTCCTGAAGAAAAAGCTAGAGGAATTACTATCAACGCATCTCACGTTGAATACGAAACCCCTAACCGTCACTACGCTCACGTCGACTGTCCTGGTCACGCTGACTACGTTAAAAATATGATTACAGGTGCAGCTCAAATGGACGGAGCAATTCTCGTTGTGTCCGCTACTGACGGTGCGATGCCTCAAACAAAAGAACATATTCTTTTAGCAAGACAGGTTGGGGTTCCTTACATTGTTGTTTTCCTCAACAAGATTGATATGATTTCTCAAGAGGATGCCGAGCTTGTTGACTTGGTTGAAATGGAGTTATCCGAGCTTCTAGAAGAAAAAGGCTACAAAGGTTGCCCTATCATCCGTGGTTCTGCTTTGAAAGCTTTAGAAGGTGATGCAAGTTATGTTGAAAAAATTCGCGAGCTAATGCAAGCAGTAGATGATAACATCCCTACGCCAGAGCGTGAAATTGATAAGCCTTTCTTAATGCCTATCGAAGACGTCTTCTCTATTTCTGGTCGTGGTACAGTAGTAACTGGCCGTATTGAACGTGGAGTTGTTAAAGTTGGTGATAAAGTACAGATCGTTGGTTTAAGAGATACCAGAGAAAGTATTGTTACCGGCGTAGAAATGTTCAGAAAAGAACTTCCAGAAGGACAGGCAGGGGAGAACGTTGGATTGCTTCTCCGAGGTATCGGTAAGAATGATGTTGAGCGTGGTATGGTTATTTGCCAACCTAACAGCGTAAAATCTCATACTCAATTTAAAGGTGCTGTTTATATCTTGCAAAAAGAAGAAGGTGGACGCCATAAGCCTTTCTTCACCGGATATAGACCTCAATTCTTCTTCCGTACAACAGACGTAACTGGTATTGTAAACCTTCCAGAAGGAACAGAGATGGTTATGCCAGGGGATAACGTTGAAATCGATGTTCAATTAATTAGCCCCGTAGCTCTAGAAGAAGGTATGAGATTTGCTATTCGTGAAGGTGGTCGTACAATCGGCGCTGGAACGATTTCAAAAATTATTGCCTAG
- the secE gene encoding preprotein translocase subunit SecE encodes MKQRTHQKTLSKIIAKAKKQEGSGFLDEIKKIEWVNKRDLKRYVKIVIASIFGLGFSIYCVDLVFRKLLTLLSSITSFLFG; translated from the coding sequence ATGAAACAACGCACTCACCAAAAGACACTTTCTAAAATAATAGCTAAAGCTAAAAAGCAAGAAGGATCAGGCTTTCTAGATGAAATTAAAAAAATCGAATGGGTCAATAAACGAGATCTTAAAAGATACGTTAAAATTGTGATCGCCAGTATTTTTGGCTTGGGTTTTTCTATATATTGTGTGGATTTGGTGTTTCGTAAGTTACTTACACTGTTAAGTAGTATAACAAGCTTTTTGTTTGGTTAG
- the nusG gene encoding transcription termination/antitermination protein NusG, whose amino-acid sequence MFKWYVVQVFTAQEKTVKKALEDFKESSGMTDFIQEIVLPIENVMEVKRGEHKIVEKFIWPGYLLIKMHLTDESWLYVKNNPGVVEFLGGGVPLALSEDEVRNILKDIEEKKAGVVQKHKFDIGSRVKINDGVFVNFIGVVSEVFHDKGRLSVMVSIFGRETRVDDLEFWQVEEVAPEQESE is encoded by the coding sequence ATGTTTAAATGGTATGTCGTTCAAGTTTTTACGGCTCAAGAGAAAACAGTTAAAAAAGCTTTAGAAGATTTTAAAGAATCTTCTGGAATGACGGATTTTATACAAGAGATTGTCTTGCCTATAGAAAACGTTATGGAAGTAAAAAGAGGTGAACATAAAATCGTTGAGAAGTTCATCTGGCCGGGATACTTGTTAATCAAAATGCATCTTACAGATGAGTCTTGGCTATACGTAAAAAATAATCCCGGTGTTGTTGAATTTTTAGGTGGAGGAGTTCCTCTAGCCTTATCTGAAGATGAAGTAAGAAATATTTTAAAGGATATCGAAGAGAAGAAAGCGGGAGTTGTTCAAAAACATAAATTTGACATTGGGTCTAGAGTCAAAATTAATGATGGCGTTTTTGTAAACTTTATCGGTGTTGTTTCTGAGGTTTTCCATGACAAAGGGCGTCTCAGTGTCATGGTATCCATCTTTGGAAGGGAAACTCGTGTTGATGATTTAGAGTTTTGGCAGGTAGAAGAGGTGGCTCCGGAACAAGAAAGTGAATAA